One Astyanax mexicanus isolate ESR-SI-001 chromosome 3, AstMex3_surface, whole genome shotgun sequence genomic region harbors:
- the LOC103038265 gene encoding uncharacterized protein LOC103038265, which yields MGSLIILSLLCSLLAMTISAPVHLTLQTEFPQHVELAKSLTKKLLSEIPTVHQSCIANEGLSLESTAEVKNLEYLTAVLAIPASPRLSPISDTYTLEMSLNHITEGLQLHQHLIQEVKEKLKCAEKLTTLQADLRDLSAQVNKVQQQAHITPSEPQIQSSSLSSRLTGDYEVQVATHLVLQQLQSFGQDVFRSLRHIHTLSSISQ from the exons ATGGGCTCTCTCATCA TTCTATCTCTTCTCTGTTCTCTCCTGGCCATGACCATCTCAGCTCCGGTCCATCTCACCCTGCAGACCGAATTTCCTCAACATGTGGAGCTCGCCAAGAGCTTAACCAAGAAGCTGCTCAGTGAAATTCCCACAGTGCATCAGTCCTGCATTGCCAATGAG GGTCTCAGTCTGGAGTCCACTGCCGAAGTAAAGAATCTGGAGTATTTAACAGCAGTGTTGGCCATTCCTGCATCCCCCAGACTCTCCCCCATCTCAGACACATACACACTG GAGATGAGTCTGAACCACATCACTGAAGGCCTGCAGCTGCATCAGCACCTCATTCAAGAAGTGAAAGAAAAGCTGAAGTGCGCAGAAAAACTGACCACTCTCCAGGCAGACCTCAGAGACCTGTCTGCCCAGGTCAACAAG GTACAGCAGCAGGCCCATATCACACCATCTGAGCCACAAATCCAGTCCTCTAGCCTCTCCTCTCGTCTGACCGGTGACTATGAGGTCCAGGTGGCCACTCACCTTGTGCTGCAGCAGCTCCAGAGCTTTGGTCAGGATGTTTTCCGCAGCTTGCGCCACATCCATACACTCTCTTCAATTAGCCAATAA